A genome region from Coffea arabica cultivar ET-39 chromosome 7e, Coffea Arabica ET-39 HiFi, whole genome shotgun sequence includes the following:
- the LOC113701592 gene encoding transmembrane 9 superfamily member 3-like, which produces MVLRRWDLVVLGLLLSTVATVVKSDASDHTYKPKDQVPLYANKVGPFQNPSETYRFFDLPFCLPAHVKEKKEALGEVLNGDRLVSAPYKLEFLVDKDSELVCKKQLTMDEVAQFRKAVAKDYYFEMYYDDLPVWGFLGRVEKDGKSDPGEHKYYLFKHLHFDISYNKDHVIEIGARTERNDPNAQVDITEDKGVDVDFTYSVKWRDTDIPFEKRMDKYSHSSSLPHHLEIHWFSIINSCVTVLLLTGFLATILMRVLKNDFVKYANDEDTADDQEETGWKYIHGDVFRYPKYKSLFAAALGCGSQLFILVVFIFILAIVGVFYPYNRGALFTALVVIYALTSGIAGYTAASFYGQLEGKNWVRNLLLTGALFCGPLFLNFCFLNTVAIAYRATAALPFGTIVVIFLIWALVTSPLLVLGGIAGKNSKAEFQAPCRTTKYPREIPPLPWYRSTLPQMAMAGFLPFSAIYIELYYIFASVWGHRIYTIYSILFIVFIILLIVTAFITVALTYFQLAAEDHEWWWRSFLCGGSTGLFIYGYCLYYYYARSDMSGFMQTSFFFGYMACVCYGFFLMLGTVGFRAALFFVRHIYRSIKCE; this is translated from the exons ATGGTGTTGAGGAGATGGGACCTCGTCGTTTTGGGGTTGCTGCTGTCAACGGTGGCAACAGTGGTGAAATCGGATGCATCGGATCACACATACAAACCTAAAGATCAAGTCCCTCTTTACGCCAATAAAGTTGGCCCTTTTCAAAACCCCAG TGAAACATACCGCTTTTTTGATCTCCCATTCTGTTTACCAG CTCatgtaaaagagaaaaaggaagctCTTGGTGAAGTGTTGAATGGAGATCGTTTAGTCAGTGCTCCTTATAAACTCGAATTTTTAGTTGACAAAGACTCAGAATTGGTTTGTAAAAAGCAGTTGACTATGGATGAAGTTGCACAATTTCGAAAGGCAGTTGCAAAAGATTACTACTTTGAAATGTACTATGATGACTTGCCTGTCTGGGGCTTCTTGGGAAGAGTTGAGAAAGATGGAAAATCTGATCCCGGCGAGCACAAGTATTACCTTTTTAAGCACCTGCATTTTGATATTTCCTACAATAAGGACCACGTGATTGAGATCGGTGCACGAACTGAGCGAAATGATCCAAATGCTCAAGTAGATATCACTGAAGATAAAGGAGTTGATGTAGACTTCACATATTCAGTGAAATGGAGAGACACAGATATTCCTTTTGAAAAGAGGATGGATAAATATTCACATTCTTCATCATTACCACATCATTTGGAAATTCATTGGTTCTCCATTATTAACTCCTGTGTGACAGTACTCCTTCTTACGGGTTTTCTTGCCACTATTTTAATGCGAGTGCTTAAGAATGACTTTGTCAA GTATGCTAATGATGAGGACACAGCTGACGACCAAGAAGAGACTGGGTGGAAATatatccatggtgatgtttttaGGTATCCAAAGTACAAATCTTTGTTTGCTGCAGCCCTTGGTTGTGGCAGCCAGTTATTCATCCT GGTGGTCTTTATCTTTATTCTTGCTATTGTTGGTGTATTTTATCCATACAACCGTGGAGCACTCTTCACTGCACTTGTTGTCATATATGCTCTTACTTCTGGAATTGCTGGCTACACAGCAGCTTCTTTCTATGGCCAACTAGAAGGGAAAAATTGG GTGAGAAATCTACTATTGACAGGGGCCCTGTTTTGCGGACCATTGTTCCTGAATTTCTGCTTTCTTAACACTGTTGCTATTGCATACAGGGCTACTGCTGCATTGCCATTTGGTACAATTGTTGTCATCTTTCTTATCTGGGCCCTTGTGACATCACCTTTGTTAGTCTTGGGTGGGATTGCCGGAAAGAATAGCAAGGCAGAATTCCAAGCTCCTTGTCGTACCACAAAGTACCCCAGAGAGATTCCCCCATTGCCATGGTACCGCAGTACACTACCTCAGATGGCAATGGCAGGGTTTTTGCCTTTCAGTGCAATTTACATTGAGCTTTACTATATATTTGCAAGTGTGTGGGGTCACAGGATTTATACTATCTACAGCATCCTATTTATTGTCTTCATTATTCTTCTAATTGTCACTGCTTTCATCACTGTGGCATTGACATACTTTCAGCTTGCCGCTGAAGACCATGAATGGTGGTGGAG GTCTTTCCTCTGTGGTGGATCAACTGGATTATTCATCTATGGGTACTGCTTGTATTACTATTATGCTCGTTCTGATATGTCAGGCTTCATGCAGACTTCATTCTTCTTCGGTTACATGGCTTGCGTATGCTATGGTTTCTTTCTTATGCTCGGGACCGTAGGCTTCCGTGCAGCACTGTTCTTTGTCCGTCATATATACCGCTCAATCAAGTGCGAGTAG
- the LOC113701461 gene encoding transmembrane 9 superfamily member 3, producing the protein MGRSCRNLYSVLILAVILLSATEVRSDASDHKYKVSDQVPLYANKVGPFHNPSETYRYFDLPFCLPAQVKEKREALGEVLNGDRLVVAPYNLEFLHDKESEVVCKKKLSKEEVAQFRNAVSKDYYFEMYYDDLPLWGFLGKVEKTGKTDPSEYKYYLFKNIHFEILYKKDRVIEINARTDPGSIVDITDDKEVDVEFMYSVKWKETTTPFEKRMEKYSHSSSLPHHLEIHWFSIINSCVTVLLLTGFLATILMRVLKNDFVKYEHDEETADDQEETGWKYIHGDVFRFPKYKSLLAASLGSGSQLFTLTIFIFILALVGVFYPYNRGALFTALVVIYALTSGIAGYTAASFYCQLEGTNWVRNLLLTGGLFCGPLFLTFCFLNTVAIAYSATAALPFGTIVVIFLIWALVTSPLLVLGGIAGKNSKAEFQAPCRTTKYPREIPPLPWYRGTLPQMAMAGFLPFSAIYIELYYIFASVWGHRIYTIYSILFIVFIILLIVTAFITVALTYFQLAAEDHEWWWRSFLCGGSTGLFIYGYCLYYYYARSDMSGFMQTSFFFGYMACVCYAFFLMLGTVGFRAALFFVRHIYRSIKCE; encoded by the exons ATGGGGAGGAGTTGCCGGAATCTTTACTCCGTTCTAATTTTAGCGGTTATACTTCTTAGCGCTACGGAAGTGAGGTCAGATGCGTCAGATCACAAATACAAAGTCTCAGATCAGGTTCCTCTTTACGCTAACAAGGTCGGACCTTTCCATAATCCTAG TGAAACCTACCGGTATTTCGATCTTCCATTCTGTTTACCAG CTCAGGTGAAAGAGAAAAGGGAAGcacttggtgaagttttgaaTGGTGATCGTTTAGTTGTTGCTCCAtataatctggaatttttgcacGATAAAGAGTCTGAAGTTGTTTGCAAAAAGAAGTTGTCAAAGGAAGAAGTTGCTCAATTTCGAAATGCTGTCTCAAAAGACTACTACTTTGAGATGTACTATGATGACTTGCCTTTGTGGGGTTTCTTGGGGAAGGTTGAAAAGACTGGCAAAACTGATCCAAGCGAGTACAAGTATTACTTATTTAAGAATATCCATTTTGAAATCTTATACAAAAAGGATCGTGTTATTGAGATCAATGCACGAACTGACCCTGGTTCTATAGTGGATATAACTGATGATAAGGAAGTGGATGTGGAATTCATGTACTCCGTCAAATGGAAGGAAACCACTACCCCTTTTGAAAAGAGGATGGAGAAATATTCTCATTCATCTTCCTTACCACATCACTTGGAAATTCATTGGTTCTCAATTATCAATTCATGTGTCACAGTTCTCCTCTTAACTGGTTTTCTGGCCACAATTTTGATGCGAGTCCTTAAGAATGATTTTGTTAA ATACGAGCACGATGAGGAGACGGCTGATGACCAAGAAGAAACTGGGTGGAAGTATATTCATGGTGATGTCTTCAGATTCCCTAAATACAAATCCTTGCTTGCTGCTTCCCTTGGATCTGGTTCTCAGCTATTTACCCT AACAatctttatatttattcttgctCTTGTTGGTGTATTTTACCCTTATAACCGAGGAGCTCTCTTCACTGCATTGGTGGTCATATATGCACTTACTTCTGGAATTGCTGGCTATACTGCAGCCTCTTTCTATTGCCAGCTTGAGGGAACCAATTGG GTTAGAAACTTGTTGTTGACTGGAGGCCTGTTTTGTGGACCGCTGTTTTTAACATTTTGCTTCCTCAACACTGTTGCTATTGCTTACAGTGCCACTGCAGCACTTCCATTTGGTACTATTGTGGTCATATTTCTCATATGGGCCCTTGTCACATCACCTTTGCTAGTCTTAGGTGGGATTGCAGGAAAGAATAGCAAGGCAGAGTTTCAAGCTCCATGTCGTacgacaaaatacccaagagaGATCCCACCATTGCCTTGGTACCGTGGAACTCTACCTCAGATGGCAATGGCAGGTTTCTTGCCTTTCAGTGCCATATACATTGAGCTCTACTACATATTTGCTAGTGTTTGGGGTCACAGGATTTACACCATCTACAGCATCTTATTCATAGTCTTCATTATTCTCCTGATTGTCACTGCATTCATCACTGTGGCTCTTACATATTTTCAACTTGCTGCTGAAGACCATGAATGGTGGTGGAG ATCTTTTCTTTGCGGTGGCTCAACTGGGTTGTTCATCTATGGATACTGCCTCTATTACTATTATGCGCGATCAGACATGTCTGGCTTCATGCAAACGTCATTTTTCTTTGGTTACATGGCTTGCGTTTGCTATGCCTTCTTTCTCATGCTGGGGACCGTTGGTTTCCGTGCGGCATTGTTCTTTGTCCGCCACATATATCGCTCAATCAAGTGTGAATAA
- the LOC113701500 gene encoding ubiquitin domain-containing protein 7SL RNA1-like, which translates to MDLIFQPTRGRSFSIEIGYFDTVLEIKEKIQKHQGIPISKQSLIFNGDVLNDELNVHSSEILDRSCIQLVVASDPEKLNTNNTCATNNVVKLEHEFSLSPSSKKIQLLVKMPASKLGVAVEMDVNDSIRRLKEKIHEMEGIPVGRLIIHAGAGGVELQDHRSLVECELFDHSEIDVSIRPSSSTTSSGSSVGNSSGSKKMKIMVLTKCGTRKIPVEVSPSDNVGQLRNELQKLNHNLDLNLPQEGYFFIYKQNVMDDDRSFRWHHVVQGDTIEIFNGSISGGL; encoded by the coding sequence ATGGATTTGATCTTTCAACCCACAAGAGGCAGGTCATTCTCCATTGAAATAGGTTATTTTGATACCGTGCTTGAGATCAAAGAGAAGATCCAAAAGCACCAAGGAATCCCCATTTCTAAACAATCCTTAATCTTCAATGGCGACGTTCTCAATGATGAACTCAATGTCCACTCCTCAGAAATCCTTGATCGCTCTTGCATTCAACTTGTTGTGGCTTCTGATCCCGAAAAACTTAATACTAATAATACTTGTGCTACTAACAATGTTGTTAAATTGGAACACGAGTTTTCATTGTCGCCCTCCTCCAAGAAAATCCAGCTTCTCGTCAAGATGCCAGCGTCCAAACTTGGTGTTGCGGTGGAGATGGACGTCAATGACAGTATCAGAAGGCTGAAAGAGAAGATTCATGAGATGGAAGGCATTCCGGTTGGCAGGTTAATCATTCATGCAGGAGCAGGCGGTGTTGAATTGCAAGATCATCGAAGTCTAGTTGAATGTGAGCTTTTTGATCACTCAGAAATTGATGTTAGTATTAGGCCATCATCGTCTACGACTTCATCAGGATCGTCGGTGGGGAATTCCAGTGGATCGAAGAAGATGAAGATTATGGTCTTGACAAAGTGCGGAACGAGGAAGATCCCTGTGGAAGTGAGCCCTTCTGATAATGTTGGACAACTCAGAAACGAGCTTCAAAAGTTAAACCACAACCTGGATTTGAATCTTCCACAAGAAGGATATTTCTTCATTTACAAACAAAATGTGATGGATGATGATCGATCATTTAGATGGCACCATGTCGTTCAAGGAGATACCATTGAGATCTTCAATGGGAGCATTTCAGGTGGATTGTGA
- the LOC113702157 gene encoding pre-mRNA splicing factor SR-like 1 isoform X2 translates to MHQEFAPGSNGRMTTMGVYIRDLLLGQYYFDTLFPRIPVPVLRSVVSNLEKLKLPTKHCGTTGESTRGSDETARRPPSVKAALSVSFGQRAPHRASTRDSSPVRRTIPTPSYDRDDDSRRSPSGRQSQSRELSDRDYIDRDRGRDRDRNRDRERDRDREQYRDRERDRDRDRERRYDYDRRSRESGRDYERRSHDGSRHYSEGSSRRSRSRSRSRSQSMYEHSMHGDHRSSPRDGNREKTTASSNLAKLKDIYGDLGNQKEDTGKDRGPNRDSGTEEVIRLGGSTWR, encoded by the exons ATGCACCAG gAATTTGCTCCTGGATCCAATGGTCGCATGACTACAATGGGTGTTTATATTAGGGACTTGCTTCTTGGACAG TACTATTTTGATACTCTTTTTCCTCGCATCCCTGTTCCTGTGCTGCGCTCTGTTGTATCCAATCTCGAAAAACTGAAGCTTCCAACCAAGCATTGTGGTACCACTGGGGAATCAACACGTGGATCTGATGAAACTGCCCGTCGGCCACCATCTGTTAAGGCTGCTCTCTCCGTCTCTTTTGGTCAGCGTGCTCCACATCGTGCATCAACTAGAGATTCATCTCCTGTCCGACGCACCATACCAACACCATCATATGATAGAGACGATGATTCAAGACGTTCCCCCAGTGGTCGTCAAAGCCAAAGCCGTGAGTTGTCTGACCGGGATTATATAGATAGGGATCGTGGCAGGGACAGGGACAGGAACCGAGACAGAGAGAGGGACCGGGACAGGGAACAATATCGGGATAGGGAGCGGGACAGAGACAGAGATAGAGAACGAAGGTATGACTATGATCGACGGTCCCGGGAAAGTGGAAGGGATTATGAGAGGAGGAGCCATGATGGCAGCCGACATTATAGTGAAGGTAGTTCCCGTAGGAGCAGGAGCAGGAGCAGAAGCAGAAGTCAAAGCATGTACGAGCATAGTATGCATGGTGATCATCGTAGTTCACCTCGAGATGGGAACAGGGAGAAGACTACTGCATCCAGCAATCTGGCGAAACTTAAAGATATATATGGCGATTTGGGCAATCAAAAGGAGGACACGGGCAAGGACAGGGGGCCTAATAGGGATAGTGGCACTGAGGAGGTTATTAGACTTGGTGGTTCTACTTGGAGGTAG
- the LOC113702157 gene encoding pre-mRNA splicing factor SR-like 1 isoform X1, with protein MAEIQTSGRPIDQLLEKVLCMNILSSDYFRDLLRLKTYHEVIDEIYNQVDHVEPWMTGNCRGPSTAFCLLYKFFTMKLTVKQMHGLLKHPDSPYIRAVGFLYLRYYADPKTLWNWYEPFIKDDEEFAPGSNGRMTTMGVYIRDLLLGQYYFDTLFPRIPVPVLRSVVSNLEKLKLPTKHCGTTGESTRGSDETARRPPSVKAALSVSFGQRAPHRASTRDSSPVRRTIPTPSYDRDDDSRRSPSGRQSQSRELSDRDYIDRDRGRDRDRNRDRERDRDREQYRDRERDRDRDRERRYDYDRRSRESGRDYERRSHDGSRHYSEGSSRRSRSRSRSRSQSMYEHSMHGDHRSSPRDGNREKTTASSNLAKLKDIYGDLGNQKEDTGKDRGPNRDSGTEEVIRLGGSTWR; from the exons atggcgGAGATACAGACCTCTGGCAGGCCAATTGATcaattgttggagaaagtccTTTGCATGAATATTCTTTCTTCTGATTACTTCAGAGACCTTTTGAGATTAAAAACTTACCATGAAGTGATAGATGAGATCTACAATCAAGTTGATCATGTGGAGCCATGGATGACTGGCAATTGTCGTGGTCCTTCTACAGCATTCTGCCTTCTATATAAATTTTTTACTATGAAGCTCACTGTCAAGCAAATGCACGGTCTCTTGAAGCACCCAGACTCTCCTTATATCAGAGCT GTTGGGTTCCTTTACCTAAGATATTATGCTGATCCAAAGACTCTATGGAACTGGTATGAACCATTTATCAAGGATGATGAG gAATTTGCTCCTGGATCCAATGGTCGCATGACTACAATGGGTGTTTATATTAGGGACTTGCTTCTTGGACAG TACTATTTTGATACTCTTTTTCCTCGCATCCCTGTTCCTGTGCTGCGCTCTGTTGTATCCAATCTCGAAAAACTGAAGCTTCCAACCAAGCATTGTGGTACCACTGGGGAATCAACACGTGGATCTGATGAAACTGCCCGTCGGCCACCATCTGTTAAGGCTGCTCTCTCCGTCTCTTTTGGTCAGCGTGCTCCACATCGTGCATCAACTAGAGATTCATCTCCTGTCCGACGCACCATACCAACACCATCATATGATAGAGACGATGATTCAAGACGTTCCCCCAGTGGTCGTCAAAGCCAAAGCCGTGAGTTGTCTGACCGGGATTATATAGATAGGGATCGTGGCAGGGACAGGGACAGGAACCGAGACAGAGAGAGGGACCGGGACAGGGAACAATATCGGGATAGGGAGCGGGACAGAGACAGAGATAGAGAACGAAGGTATGACTATGATCGACGGTCCCGGGAAAGTGGAAGGGATTATGAGAGGAGGAGCCATGATGGCAGCCGACATTATAGTGAAGGTAGTTCCCGTAGGAGCAGGAGCAGGAGCAGAAGCAGAAGTCAAAGCATGTACGAGCATAGTATGCATGGTGATCATCGTAGTTCACCTCGAGATGGGAACAGGGAGAAGACTACTGCATCCAGCAATCTGGCGAAACTTAAAGATATATATGGCGATTTGGGCAATCAAAAGGAGGACACGGGCAAGGACAGGGGGCCTAATAGGGATAGTGGCACTGAGGAGGTTATTAGACTTGGTGGTTCTACTTGGAGGTAG
- the LOC113702157 gene encoding pre-mRNA splicing factor SR-like 1 isoform X3, with translation MAEIQTSGRPIDQLLEKVLCMNILSSDYFRDLLRLKTYHEVIDEIYNQVDHVEPWMTGNCRGPSTAFCLLYKFFTMKLTVKQMHGLLKHPDSPYIRAVGFLYLRYYADPKTLWNWYEPFIKDDEEFAPGSNGRMTTMGVYIRDLLLGQVSTILILFFLASLFLCCALLYPISKN, from the exons atggcgGAGATACAGACCTCTGGCAGGCCAATTGATcaattgttggagaaagtccTTTGCATGAATATTCTTTCTTCTGATTACTTCAGAGACCTTTTGAGATTAAAAACTTACCATGAAGTGATAGATGAGATCTACAATCAAGTTGATCATGTGGAGCCATGGATGACTGGCAATTGTCGTGGTCCTTCTACAGCATTCTGCCTTCTATATAAATTTTTTACTATGAAGCTCACTGTCAAGCAAATGCACGGTCTCTTGAAGCACCCAGACTCTCCTTATATCAGAGCT GTTGGGTTCCTTTACCTAAGATATTATGCTGATCCAAAGACTCTATGGAACTGGTATGAACCATTTATCAAGGATGATGAG gAATTTGCTCCTGGATCCAATGGTCGCATGACTACAATGGGTGTTTATATTAGGGACTTGCTTCTTGGACAGGTCAG TACTATTTTGATACTCTTTTTCCTCGCATCCCTGTTCCTGTGCTGCGCTCTGTTGTATCCAATCTCGAAAAACTGA
- the LOC113702157 gene encoding pre-mRNA splicing factor SR-like 1 isoform X4, which produces MAEIQTSGRPIDQLLEKVLCMNILSSDYFRDLLRLKTYHEVIDEIYNQVDHVEPWMTGNCRGPSTAFCLLYKFFTMKLTVKQMHGLLKHPDSPYIRAVGFLYLRYYADPKTLWNWYEPFIKDDEVCTRNLLLDPMVA; this is translated from the exons atggcgGAGATACAGACCTCTGGCAGGCCAATTGATcaattgttggagaaagtccTTTGCATGAATATTCTTTCTTCTGATTACTTCAGAGACCTTTTGAGATTAAAAACTTACCATGAAGTGATAGATGAGATCTACAATCAAGTTGATCATGTGGAGCCATGGATGACTGGCAATTGTCGTGGTCCTTCTACAGCATTCTGCCTTCTATATAAATTTTTTACTATGAAGCTCACTGTCAAGCAAATGCACGGTCTCTTGAAGCACCCAGACTCTCCTTATATCAGAGCT GTTGGGTTCCTTTACCTAAGATATTATGCTGATCCAAAGACTCTATGGAACTGGTATGAACCATTTATCAAGGATGATGAGGTATGCACCAG gAATTTGCTCCTGGATCCAATGGTCGCATGA
- the LOC113702157 gene encoding pre-mRNA splicing factor SR-like 1 isoform X5 codes for MAEIQTSGRPIDQLLEKVLCMNILSSDYFRDLLRLKTYHEVIDEIYNQVDHVEPWMTGNCRGPSTAFCLLYKFFTMKLTVKQMHGLLKHPDSPYIRACETARFFLGLSNA; via the exons atggcgGAGATACAGACCTCTGGCAGGCCAATTGATcaattgttggagaaagtccTTTGCATGAATATTCTTTCTTCTGATTACTTCAGAGACCTTTTGAGATTAAAAACTTACCATGAAGTGATAGATGAGATCTACAATCAAGTTGATCATGTGGAGCCATGGATGACTGGCAATTGTCGTGGTCCTTCTACAGCATTCTGCCTTCTATATAAATTTTTTACTATGAAGCTCACTGTCAAGCAAATGCACGGTCTCTTGAAGCACCCAGACTCTCCTTATATCAGAGCT TGTGAGACAGCCAGGTTCTTTTTGGGTCTCTCCAATGCTTGA
- the LOC113702379 gene encoding microtubule-destabilizing protein 60-like — protein MDSPNSKNAQKFVKSRSQSPVSSTGKGVVRHISPLQALRNNSGPRDELKERQVDKNKVTKENTTPQDFKLHTKERAVKRALFNYSVATKIYIEERQKRQLEKLQKMIEEEEVKLLRKEMIPRAQLMPYFDRPFFPQRSTRPLTIPKEPRLKLVSG, from the exons ATGGATAGCCCCAACAGCAAAAATGCGCAAAAG TTCGTGAAAAGCAGATCACAGTCTCCTGTTTCATCTACTGGCAAAGGAGTGGTGAGACACATATCACCCTTGCAGGCCCTGAGGAACAATTCTGGG CCAAGAGATGAGCTCAAAGAGCGCCAAGTTGACAAGAATAAG GTTACAAAAGAAAACACTACGCCACAGGATTTCAAACTCCACACCAAGGAAAGAGCTGTGAAACGTGCATTATTCAACTACTCG GTTGCGACCAAGATATACATAGAAGAGCGACAGAAGAGACAACTAGAGAAGTTGCAGAAG ATGATCGAGGAGGAAGAGGTGAAGTTGCTTAGAAAAGAGATGATTCCTAGAGCTCAGTTGATGCCTTACTTTGATAGGCCTTTCTTCCCACAaag ATCAACAAGGCCATTGACAATTCCAAAGGAGCCAAGGCTGAAGCTAGTGAGTGGCTAG